Part of the Candidatus Methanogranum gryphiswaldense genome, CTTCTCTCTTATGATGGCCTTGGATCTCATCATGAACAAAGCAGCAGGTATCCCCTTGTCAGATACATCGGCCATTACAATGGCGAGTTTTCCATTATCCATGATGAAGAAATCATAGAAATCCCCTCCGATCGTCCTTGCAGGTGACATGTATGCGCTGACATCTATCCTTTTGTCAGGGGGACAGGATTTAGGGAGTACTGAACACTGTATCATTTTTGCCGCATAAAGTTCTGCAGCGGCTTTAGATTCCTCTGAAACAGCTGCGACCTCTTTGAACAGCAAATAGAGCATCAGTAGGTAGAGTATCAGAACTGTAATAGTGTTTATTTGAAATCCGATGGAGTATGCTTCGATTTCCTGAGTGGAATACCATGCAGAATAATCTACTATTATCAATGCTAGAACTATGGCCAGCGCAGTAGAGAGCTCTCCAACACTTTTTCCAGCATCGTCGATCATCCGTTTGATATTATGTTTGAAAAGTGCAATGTAGATGATGATCACGGCGACATTCAGAGAAAATTGAATGCTCAGATAGCCTAGGTCCCCGTAAGGTTTTCCGAGTTGGAAGAACAAGGTGTCGCATATGAAGCCGTTGACGATTATCTGCATGGATAGGGTCAACATCACGGAGAATAATCTGACCGTTTTTGATTCAGAGTAGATGATGGTGGTTCCAGAGTAGACTGCTAACAAGATAACGATTAGCTCAATCATTTCTGAGCCGGATTCTGATATTAAATTATCATCGTAAAGTAATGTATATGATATCAAGAATACGGCGATAAAGAGGGCAACGAATATCAGAAGCCACGTTATTATTGTTTTTTTGTAATCATGCTTTCTTTTCAAGATCGAATCAGTCATTATTGCGCAGAATATACCCACGATCAATATGGAGGCGGCTTGGAATAATGTAGAGAGGAAATCGAATTGCATGAGGACGGTATGTTCATCTTCCGAGGAATATAACTTTTTATTGTAGCAAGGGAAACAGATCCTGGGATCTTTTTGCTTAATTGGCCATTCTCTTAATGTATTTTGAAAATCAAGAATATAGGTCGTTTGTCGTAAAAGATGAATTAATCTTGATCATAGGTCATATCGGTAAATGAAAATTACCATTCGAGAGGTTTATGTCTGATATAATGTAAGTAGATCGACGAGTATATCAGTGCAGACAATGCAGCAAGACACAGCATAAGGATGACGTTATCCCTTACGAATTCTTGGTTCGATGGTGAGGCTATCCAAAGCAGAAAAAGCTGCACAGATTCTGCACATACAGCGGCGATAAGTGTCCAACTTATTCTGGGGTATTTCATTCCCGCCATCCATCTTATCATTCCGCCGATGACTCCTGCGATCACAGCAGAGACCGCACATGCGATCTGTGGATCTGCGCCTGAGAGTATGCCTTCGGCGCCAATTATAGCTCCTGCGATCACCCCTACGCGTGGCCCTCCTGCCAAACCTGCGAGAGTAGCAACGAAGATGACGGTATTCACGTAATAACCGTCGAGATCATAGGAAAAGAAATGTGTTGTGATCACTCCCACGAATCCAAATGATAGGATCTTCACTATTGCATTCCTAACATCATAATCTCCATTATTGTCAAAGCTCCGCATGTGGTCTGATTTATGGAGGTAAAAGGCAAGTAGCAACAAGATAAAAACGACGATTATCATGTTCAAGAAGATGCTTTTGTACGAGACGATGTCCAGCATCACTATCATATGATCTTCTCCTTGTCCTCGAGGATATATTTATGGTAAATATACGAAGCGACAACCATGCATATCGTGTTCCCTATGATCATCACAGGACCGATTATCGAAATTATATCGTATCCGTCATCGATAAAAAGTGCGATGAGACACATGTTTATCGTTTCTGTTGCGAATATGAGTATCACGGCGTTGAGTACGGTTGGGAATTTCTTTCCGGAAAAATACCAGAGTAAGCCTCCCAATGCGCCTGCGATGATAGTGCCCAACATAGAAGGGACCGCTGTGGTGCCCCCAGATAAAAATCCTTCTACGCCGACCACGATCCCTGTCGGGATACCTACCATAGGTCCTCCAAGCATTCCTGCAAACATAACAGGGAAATCCCTTATGTTGATCAAGATACCGTTTTCAATGGATATCGTCAGATATTCAGTTGTTATAATGCCGATGATTGAGAATACAACAGTTGCTTTTAGGACATTTTTCCAGGATATTGCGCATCTATCGTTTATTACGGATTTATTCGTCTTTTTGTAGATATATGCGACCAGCATTATGGTGAAGACCTCTGCAATCATGATAAGGATGAATGTGTAATATTCGTAGAGATCCATTCCAGACACCATACTTAAGCGAGCTAAGTACGTCCTAGTAAATATAAATAAGATTTCGAGTGATTAGATATAACTGTACCATGTTCCAATTTTTTTAAAATGAAAAGGCTTGAAAAGGTTTGATGCACAATCAATTTTCAATTGTGACTTTAAGGGATTTGAATCTCCATCCGTTAATGGCCAACAGACATCCTGTAATGATCAACAATGCACCGAATATCCACATTGCGGCTTTGATCGTCTGATCAGGGAATATCATGATGATAATGGCCAATAACACGAATATAATGCCGATGACCAAGGATACGGTCTTGTTATTAGATACGGGCATCCCTATGTCGGCTATCTGAATGATACCAATCAATATCAGAAGTATCGCGAACATGTATGCTGCGACCTCGGCCATGAAATGAGGTACTATTGCAAGTGCCAGACCGATAAGGATGTACAGAGCATAGATTATTGTCATCGTTGTGTCTGTGCCTGCACTTTTTACGACACCGATTATACCTACAACCATTATGATGATACCAAGTATCAATAGACCGATCTCCAGTGTAGCATTAGGCCATATTATCATGATTATTCCCAATATGGCTGCTAGTATACCTGCGATCAGCATGGTCCATCCTGTCATCTCAGGGAGCGATTCGTTATTTGTTTTTTTCAAATTTACACCTAATGGGTAATACGTTGGAGGATACTTAATGAATCTCCAATCATTCAATGGAAATCATTGTATGGGTTATTTTTTTGAATAGAGTATTCGCATCAATCTTTTCTGACGATGTCATCACGGAAAGAATCAAATTTCACCACAGTGTCAAAATTTTGATTTTTCATACGTTCTGTTTCTTTCTTTTTTATTGACGATATCAGGATGAATTCCATTTTCTTATGGGATAGAAAATGTTTATTCATTGACCTTAGACACAAATATGCCCAATAAATGGAGAATATCCCAAGCGTCATAAGACTGTATCTCCGCATTTTATTGTAATCCATATAATTTATCGTAGGTGAGAAATCGTTCAGTTCGATCCCTATTTCAGAGAACGAACTTTTGGAGATTTCATAGAATTCAATGAAATGTCTTTCGTGTTTGTAAGGCATTAAGGTTATTGATGGGAACGCAACTATGCCGATGAATAGGAATTCAATGATAAGGACATAGGATACCTCTCCGAGATGTTCACTCAGCGGGAATACTGACCAACAGAACAAACTGACAGCAATACCCAGTATCATGAGATAAATGATTTTCCAAGGGGAAGAAGGATGCTCATCACGACGTATACTGTCATCTATTTCCATCATCTTTTCTAGGCGGTCCTTCAGAGTCATTGCATCCTTTTGGCAGGCATCCAAGTAGTCTATGATCGCTGCTCTCAGTTCTTCTTCTCTCTTCGAATGCCATTTGTTTCTGATCAGTAGCACGGCCGAGATGATAAGCGGCATGAAGCTGGCTATTATCACAAGTATGAACACTGTAAAAGAAAAAAGGAAGGGAAGGTTCGCATATCCCTGAATATCATGGACGATGACCATGTAATATACCGAGAACACAATGAAAGCAAATATCACGATGAGAGCCATCAAAGGATTCAGAACCAGGTCCGTTCTGTCTCCGCGACATACTGCTTTTATGACACGGTTACCTGCCTCTCTCGTATCCATACAGGAAAGTAGTATTATAGGTATAAATCATTCTTTGCTCCATGGAAGAGGAAACCCCTGATAATAAAGCGCCTCTTTATTTGTGGGTGCTGGGTCCATTGGCATTTGCCTTTACCACATTTTATTTTGTCAGGATATTCTCATACCTTTCCATTGCTTTCAATTTTAATGATCTCGGATATTCCGCGGTAGTATTCGTTTTCATGCTGTTGTTGTTCGTTTTGTTTGTAAATTATTTGCTGGCACTGTCAAGGATGATGACTGCAAACAGACGGGCATGGGCATCTTTGGTAAGACAGTCATGTCTCTATATTCTGCTAGTTGTTTTGGACCTGATAAGAATAGATGTGGTCAAAGGTGATGTGTTCGGTATAGGTCCCATTCCTATGTTGTTGTGTATGATACTTATGGTCGTAGTCCTTATTTCCAGGCCGGTCCGTCGTTATTATACGCCAATATATTCTGAAGAACTTCCATTTAGGGATTGGGTGTTATTGGCATTTGGATCGGATCCATTTCGGTGTGGTAAGATAAAATCCATATGAGATCAAAATAAAAAGAAATAACGATTTTTGTTGCATTATTATCAATCAATTCAAATTTGTGCTATTTTTTTAAAACAGTATATAATCTTTAACGGATAGAAGTACTATTATATTGTAACGTACTTACATTATGTGAGGTGTTAGACTAAAAATCAATGATGGGTATCAATTACACATCATTATACTTCAAGTACGGAAAAGATGAAAAATGATTGAAAATAATGAGTCAGCTCCAATTTATTGGATTGTAGTTTTAATTATGTCTGTGGTCGGAATCGTTACAGTATTTATGTCTTGGATGGACACAACTATTATAGGATTTGATAATTCATATAATGCCATGGACTTTGCGACATCAGATGTGTTCAAAGACGGTGGTCTGTTTGAAAATCTCAATTCCCCAGGTAAGTACATTCCTATTTCCATAGGTGTATTATCTTTAATTGAGGTCCTCCTTGCTATTCGTAGCAGAACCAATGCAGTTGCGGCGGCGGTTGTCGGGTTTGTGATATTTGTTCTCGCAATATACTTCTATACTTTTGTTGATCCAATGTCCAATGGTTCAGTTATCTATGACAGACAGGTCGGTATAGCTGTTTGGGTCGCAATGGCGGTAGGTTTGGTCAGTATGATCGCCGCAGCAATCCAGTATAGTGCGCTTAGGAAGAGCAATTAATCTTTTAAGGGGATTTTCCCCTATGATTTTTTTATTTGTAAAGTTGTTTCGAGCATCGAAAATCTCAGTTTCAATATTTTGAATGTCAAGTTTATAGGATATCATTATACCCCATCACTACGTAGTAGACCATATGACCGCAACGATGCAGAATTATGCGATTGAAAAAGGACTACCGAAGAGAACGAGTTCGGTCTGTCCCGAATGCGGAAAAATTCTTGAAGCCACCCTTTTTCAAAAAGATGGTAAGGTCTACATGGAAAAGGAATGTCACGAGCATGGAAAGTTTTGCGATCTTTATTGGTCGGACGTTGAGATGTATCTTAAAGCTGAAAAATATGCTCATGACGGAATAGGTCTCCGTAATCCTATGGACCCTAATCTGGGAAAGGACGAGAACGTACACATTTTTGTTGACAATATGAGGGTTGACATGCTCACGTGTACAGCTCTTGCAATGGTAGATCTTACCAACAGATGTAATATGAACTGTCCCATATGTTTCGCAAATGCGAATCAACAAGGATACATCTACGAGCCAGATCTTGAAACCGTATGCAAGATGCTTGATGCTCTCAGAGCGGAGGAACCCATCAAGTGCGCGGCGGTTCAATTCTCTGGAGGAGAACCGACCATTCATCCTCAGTTCTTGGAAATCATAAAAGCAGCTAAAGAAAGGAAATTTTCCCAGGTGATGGTTGCTACCAACGGTATCGAGTTCTCAAAGAGATATGATTTTTTCAAAGCAGCATCACAAGCAGGACTCAACACAGTATACCTGTCATTTGATGGTGTCACGGATGATGTTTACTTGCAGGCAAGGGACAGGAAGATGCTCAATGTCAAACTTCAGGTCATTGCCAATTGTAGAAAATTGAAAGAAGAGACAGGCAAATGCCCGTCCATTGTTCTTGTTCCCACGCTTGTCAGAGGTGTTAACGATCATCAGATCGGAGACATAGCCCGTTTTGCATTTGAAAATGCAGATGTTGTTCGCGGTGTCAATTTCCAGCCTGTAGCATTTACTGGTAGGATAACCCGTGAAGAAGTTTCCAAGGGAAGATTCACACTCGCGGACCTTGTGACCTCGTTCGGAGAACAGACAGGATTCACAAATAAGGATGATTGGTATTCTGTTCCTGTGATCGCACCGATCTCTAATTTTGCTTCCATCATTCTCAATGAGAGTAAGGTAACATTCACAACGCATCCCCATTGTGGTCTTGGAACTTACATATTCATGAATGACAAGGGTAAAGCGGTGGCGATCCCCGAATTCATGGATGTAGATAAGTTCTCGAAAGGTCTCAATGAGATATGCATAAAAGCAGAAAAGGCCAGATTCAAAAAGATCTATGTGCTTAAACTTCTGCAGCTTTTGAATAATTCGATAATTGAGGAAAAATTACCGGAAGGAATGAGTAAAAAACAGTTTGTTTCTATGATAAAGAATATCATGAGTACAAATACAAAGTCAAATATTGCGGCATTTTCATGGAAGATGATGTATTTTGGAGGAATGCATTTCTTAGACCCATATAATTATGATATTGAGAGGGTCAAACGTTGCGGTGTCCATTATGTGACACCTGACTGTCAGGTAATTCCGTTCTGTGCTTACAATGGGGGGCCAGAATATCGTGTGGAGGTTGAAAAGAAATTCTCTGTGCCTATCGAGATATGGAAACAAAAGAATAAGGAAGAGGCCTTGAAACTCGAGGAGGCACTCATTATCCCGGAGGATCAGAGACCAGATTATTCATAAAGACATGATCTAATTGAAAAATACTTGGTGTCTAGGCCTATTTAAATTCATGCCTAGATGCCATACTCTTTGAATTTTTTTTAGGTTCAGTTCTGTTTTTTCAATGTATTTCAGGACTCATTTTTTAGGTGTACATATGGGGGTTTCTTTAAAACCTGAGTTCGACGGTGTGTCATACTTCTGTATGATTTCATCTGTACGTTTGACCATGCGTTTGATCATGCGATGGCTTTCCTTCCAGATGTTTGACGCGCTCTTGAACTCTGGAATTTCAGCTACTTCCCGCACCCCATACGAAGAAGTTATTTCTCAGCCGATACGATATGATTGTGCAGATAAACAGAAATAGGGAGTTTCCCCGTTTCGACCTGTTTAAAACACGGTCGATCTTAATTTTGTTAGATACATCTCACGAAGGTGATGGTACTATTTGGTATTGATCAATTTCATTCGGCTCTAGGACGAACGTCCTGAGCTTAAAATGGTTTTGTGTCACAATGGAGTATCGTTGTTCAGGACACTTTTATTTTTTTCCTAGCTTCAGTATTAATCGATTCTTTGCATCAGATCCTATCGAATTTAGGAGTCATACAATCGATCATGCACTGTTCTTGATTTTGGTTGCACTCAAAAATTCAAAGTACTTATATAGTGTTGAAAAACATACATTTTCGAGTAAGGACTTGGGTGTTGATTTGTATAAGGCAGTTAAATGAAAAACAAGCATCTGTTTCATTATTTTCAGTGGACAAATATGGTTGTGGTGTGGTTCATTTTCTATGTCGTCCACATTACTATTTCGTATTGTGTCTTTTTTCAATCCCAATATACGAATCAAATTCGAATCCTGTTATTATCAATCTGGAAGTCTTTCAAAAATCTGAATCGGAATATCATGCTTCCAAAGCAATGGTATTTGCAGAATTGAAAAGACCTCTATTTTTTGTAAATCGTACATTAAAACTGATTTAAGATTAGATGTTGGAGTATATGATCATGAAAATAAAAAAATACGGCAATTGTCTTCTTTTTGCATCTATCGTTGTTGTCTTGGCATCGGTGGCTGTGATAGGGGTAGTTACTTCAGACAATGATATGTCTATGAATACCTCGGATGAGACTACGGCTCCATCTGTTTTTGGAGCACCGGTCTACTATGACTATAACCATACGATAACCGCCAGTGCTGGTTTTGGAGGTTCTATATCGCCTTCGTCCGCGACAGTTTACAGCGGTGGGTCTCAGACCTTCACCATCACTGCGTCGGCAGGTTATACGATATCCGATGTAAAGGTTGATGGCGTGAGCGTAGGCGTTGTCTCGACATACACATTCACCAATGTCACAAGCAATCATACGATATCTGCGACATTCTCGGGTGGACAATTCACGATAACTGCCAGTGCTGGTTATGGAGGTTGGATATCACCGTCATCTGCAACGGTCTCTCAGGGGGGGTCTAAGACCTTCAATATAACCACATTTTCAGGGTACACAATATCGAATGTAATTGTCGATGGTGCCAGCGTGGGTTCGGTCTCGACATACACATTCACCAATGTCACCAGGGATCATACGATATCTGTGGAATTCTTAACACAACATTACACGATAACCGTCAATGCGTATTATGGAGGTTCGATATCTCCAGGAATTTCGATGTCAGTTTATTCGGGGGCGTATACGACCTTCAAAATAACCGCTTGGGATGGATATGAAATAGATAATGTAATCGTCGATGGTGTAAGCATGGGTGGGATCTCGACCTATACTTTTAATAATGTGACTTCAAACCATACTATTTCAGCAACATTCTATGAAACTGCTGAAGACAACGCTATTAATTTTGGTTTATTGTTTGCGGCAATTCTTGCATTTCTCGTACTTCTGTTTATGATCATAATGTATATGATGAGCATGAATACGAAAAAATAAGTATTGTATTTTTGATCGATGTAGGTAAACAGGGTGTAAAGGCACCTGTCTTAACTCGTTTTTAATTCTAGTATGACAACAGATGTAAACGCGTCGTCTTGGGTCGATCTTTTTCGAGGTTTTTATGATAGCTTTTTGCGATGATGATGTCGACATAGAGTCCGTAAGCATATCCATGGGGCATCATTCGACCAAGACGACAGAGGGATATTACTGCAGGAAGAATGAGAAGAAAGCAATCAAATCTATAACAGAAGCATGGGAGGGGGGATTATGAATCCCACTCCCCTTCACCACCCTCTGTATCTGGATAGCAAGGAGTGGTGCGGGCGCCGGGATTCGAACCCGAGTTCTAACCTTGGCAAGGTTAAGTGATAACCAGCTACACCACGCCCGCACTTTAAATCTAGGGATTATATCTTTCGATATAAAGGTATCGTCATATTACTGGCGTTAGTTTA contains:
- a CDS encoding radical SAM protein — translated: MTATMQNYAIEKGLPKRTSSVCPECGKILEATLFQKDGKVYMEKECHEHGKFCDLYWSDVEMYLKAEKYAHDGIGLRNPMDPNLGKDENVHIFVDNMRVDMLTCTALAMVDLTNRCNMNCPICFANANQQGYIYEPDLETVCKMLDALRAEEPIKCAAVQFSGGEPTIHPQFLEIIKAAKERKFSQVMVATNGIEFSKRYDFFKAASQAGLNTVYLSFDGVTDDVYLQARDRKMLNVKLQVIANCRKLKEETGKCPSIVLVPTLVRGVNDHQIGDIARFAFENADVVRGVNFQPVAFTGRITREEVSKGRFTLADLVTSFGEQTGFTNKDDWYSVPVIAPISNFASIILNESKVTFTTHPHCGLGTYIFMNDKGKAVAIPEFMDVDKFSKGLNEICIKAEKARFKKIYVLKLLQLLNNSIIEEKLPEGMSKKQFVSMIKNIMSTNTKSNIAAFSWKMMYFGGMHFLDPYNYDIERVKRCGVHYVTPDCQVIPFCAYNGGPEYRVEVEKKFSVPIEIWKQKNKEEALKLEEALIIPEDQRPDYS
- a CDS encoding SpoIIE family protein phosphatase: MQFDFLSTLFQAASILIVGIFCAIMTDSILKRKHDYKKTIITWLLIFVALFIAVFLISYTLLYDDNLISESGSEMIELIVILLAVYSGTTIIYSESKTVRLFSVMLTLSMQIIVNGFICDTLFFQLGKPYGDLGYLSIQFSLNVAVIIIYIALFKHNIKRMIDDAGKSVGELSTALAIVLALIIVDYSAWYSTQEIEAYSIGFQINTITVLILYLLMLYLLFKEVAAVSEESKAAAELYAAKMIQCSVLPKSCPPDKRIDVSAYMSPARTIGGDFYDFFIMDNGKLAIVMADVSDKGIPAALFMMRSKAIIREKAISGLQPSKVLEEANKELMRDNDTCMFVTVFFGLLDMGSGTVKYSCAGHNPPLLGTRGKYERLQVRAEPFLGIAERKYHDSEVVMHPGQTIFLYTDGVTEATDQTENMFGEARLKNALEISNSESSTGLVSEVRFALEEFTKECPQSDDLSMLAIKREGRSIAVFVPPEKESLHIIVSTIREVCKDIPVIEPIVLVAEELFMNISEHSGARNDISFEIYSGHDLVVLIFEDDGPEFDPTCHKRQCPDQDLENRELGGNGILLVNKISRKFTYLRVKDMNRTTTEIEIEQST
- a CDS encoding DUF308 domain-containing protein is translated as MKKTNNESLPEMTGWTMLIAGILAAILGIIMIIWPNATLEIGLLILGIIIMVVGIIGVVKSAGTDTTMTIIYALYILIGLALAIVPHFMAEVAAYMFAILLILIGIIQIADIGMPVSNNKTVSLVIGIIFVLLAIIIMIFPDQTIKAAMWIFGALLIITGCLLAINGWRFKSLKVTIEN